Below is a window of Halomonas sp. Bachu 37 DNA.
GGTGACCGCTGCCATGGTCAGCAGGACTTCGCGAGTCAAGTAACGAAATAAAATCAATGCACTCTCCGGCTGGTCGTGCAGGTTCCCATGCAATGAAAGCATGCCTTGGGTACACTGAGGCAATGCGGCCAAGGCATAAGCCGTGCCGTCATTATCCCGAATCCCTCGATGCTTGTCTTGTTGGAGACGTCATGGAATTTTCCGTTCAGACAGCCAATCCGGCCAAGGCCGAAACCGCTTGTCTCGTGGTACCGGTATACAAGGACGCTGCGCTGTTACCCGCAGCCGCCAAGCTCGACGATGCCAGCGAGCGCCTGATCGCCCAGTTGATCGAGCGTGGCGATTTCGCTGCCGAGCTGGGCAACGTCCAGCTGATTCCCTTCGCTCCCGGGCTCGGTGCCGAACGGCTGTTGCTGGTGGGCCTGGGCAAGCGCGAGAAATGCCGGGAAGCCGCCTTCATCAAGTCCCTGGACGCGGCGTTCGATTCCCTGACCAAGCTGCCGGTGGATGACGTCGCCGTCGCTTTCACCGATGTCCCGCTGGAAGATCGGGATGCTGCCTGGAAAGCCCGTATGGTGCTGGAGGCCGCCCAGCGTGCCACTTACCGCTTCGATCGATTCAAGTCCGAGCCGGCCCCCGCTCCCGCCTTGCGGCGAATTACCCTGGTGGTAAGCGAGAGCGATGACGCCCCAGGCGCCCGAGCCGGCGCCGCCATCGGCCGCGCCATTGGCGAGGGTATCAGCCTGACCCGTACCCTGGGCAACCTGCCGGGCAATATCTGCACCCCGAGCTATCTGGCCGAACAGGCCGAACAACTGGGCAAGTCTTCCAACGGCGCTCTGGATGTCGAGATCCTCGACGAAGAAGCGCTCGAAGCACTGGGGGCGAATTCGCTGCTCAGCGTCGGTCGCGGCAGTGCCGAGCCAACTCGCCTGATCGTGATGAAATACCAGGGCGCTGAAGACCGCGAGGAAGCGCCACACGTACTGGTCGGCAAGGGTATCACCTTCGACACCGGCGGCGTCTCGCTCAAGCCCGGCGAAGGCATGGACGAGATGAAATTCGACATGTGCGGCGCGGCCAGCGTATTCGGCACGGTAAAGGCCATTATCGACATCAAGCCCAAGCTCAACCTGGTGTTCATCGTCGCCGCCGCCGAGAACATGCCCGACGGTGCCGCCACCAAGCCCGGCGATATCATCGAGACCCTCAAGGGACTGACGGTGGAAGTCCTCAATACCGACGCCGAAGGCCGTCTGGTGCTGTGCGATGCGCTGACCTACGCCGAGCGTTTCACCCCGGCAAGCGTGGTCGATATCGCCACGCTGACGGGTGCCGCCATCATCGCGCTCGGCCATCACGCCACCGGCCTGCTCTCCAACGACGACGACCTGGCACTCGATCTGCTCGATGCCGGCGATACCGCCTGGGACCGCGCCTGGCACCTGCCGCTGTGGGATGAATATCAGCAGCAGCTGGAATCCAATTTCGCCGACCTGGCCAACATCGGCGGGCGTCCGGCGGGCACCATCACCGCGGCCTGTTTCCTGTCGCGCTTTGCCGAGAACTTTCCCTGGGCGCACCTGGATATTGCCGGAACCGCGTGGCACTCAGGCAAGCAGAAGGGCGCCACCGGTCGACCTGTGGGCCTTCTGACCCAATACCTGCTGGACCGCGAATCCGACGTTCAAGTGGAAAATGGCGACACCTGAGGCAGGCCAAGGTTGCCTTTCTTCATCACAACCTTTAAATCTGACACATAGCAATCGTTTCGAGCAATGCACCGGGCCGTCAGGCTCGGTGTTCCTGTATCGCACCTGAAGCGCCATGCGAGCGCCTGGTTATAGCGGAGACCAACACCCGTGCCCACAAGTTTTGACCTACTGCCGTCGGCCAATCCCACGGCGGCTGCCATTCGTGGCGATATTCTCGACAACCCTGGTTTCGGTCGTTACTTCAGCGACCATATGGTCCATATACGCTGGACCGTAGATGCCGGCTGGCATGGCCATCAAGTGCGCCCCTACGGCCCGTTGACTCTCGATCCCGCCGCCGCCGTACTGCACTATGGCCAGGAAATCTTCGAGGGAATCAAGGCCTACCGCCATGCCGATGGCTCTGTCTGGACCTTCCGCCCGGAAAAGAATGCCGAACGTTTCCGTCGCTCCGCGCGCCGCCTGGCCCTGCCCGAGCTTTCCGATGACGACTTCATCGGCTCGCTGAAAGCGCTGCTGGTCCAGGATCACGAATGGGTACCCACCCCCGCCAGCGAAGCCGACGAATGCAGCCTCTACCTGCGCCCGTTCATGATCGCCAGCGAGACGTTTCTCGGCGTGCGGCCGTCACAGGAAGTGGACTATTACGTCATCGCCTCGCCGGCCGCCGCCTACTTCAAGGGCGGAGTCGAACCGGTCTCCATCTGGTTGTCCTCGAACTACAACCGCGCCGCGCCCGGTGGCACCGGCTTCGCCAAGTGCGGCGGCAACTACGCCGCCTCGCTCGCTGCGCAGAAGGAAGCCGAAGCCCACGGCTGCGGCCAGGTCGCCTTCCTCGATGCCACGGAGAACAAGTGGGTGGAAGAGCTCGGCGGCATGAACCTGTTCTTCGTCTTCAAGGATGGCCGCATCGTCACGCCCAAGCTGACCGGCACCATCCTGGAAGGGGTGACCCGCGATTCCGTGCTGACCCTGGCCAAGGACGAAGGCCTGACCCCGGAAGAGCGCCACATCAGCATCGACGAATGGCGCGAAGGTGCGGCATCCGGCGAGATCACCGAAATATTTGCCTGCGGCACTGCGGCGGTCATCACCCCGGTCGGCGAGTTGGTCACCGAGAACGACCGTATCCGCCTGGCCGCCGGTAGCGACAACGCCATGGGCAAGCGTATCCGCAGCAAGCTACTCGACCTGCAGTACGGCCGCAGCGAAGACAAGTACGGCTGGCTGACCCAGCTGGTCTAACCCCTATCCGCCGCTACCTTTGCTTTTTTCTTAACCTCGGCAGCGGCGGAGCCGTCTGGAACCGCCATGGCGCGCATCGATTTCTACATCCTGCCGGATACCACCCTGGAGGCGCGTTTGCAGTTCGCCTGCAAGCTCGCCGAAACTATCCACCGCAAGGGCTACCGGCTGCACCTGCACTGCGAGGACAAGGCATTCGCCGAACAGGCCGACGACGCCCTGTGGAATTTTCGCCCCGACGCCTACCTGCCCCATGCGCTAGAAGATAGCGAGATGGCTGCCAGCGTGCCGATCACACTCGGCTGGCAGACGTTGCCGGTGCCCACCGAAGAGACCGCGCTGCTCAATCTGCACCCGGAAATCCCGGAAGGCGTCGAGCGCTACGTCCGCATCGCCGAGATCATCAACCAGCATCAGCAAGTACTGGTCGCCAAACGCGCCTGCTGGCAACGCTATAAAGAGATGGGCCACGAGGTCGTGCCGCACAAGCTGGGCTAGGCGGCTCAGTGACAGAGCGCCAGACCTTAAAATCGAATAACAAGAACTTATCATAGGGACTCGTATGCCTACCTCGCTGCTCACACGCCACCCGCTGGCCGTCATCGTCATCGCCCAACTGTTCGGCACTTCGCTATGGTTCAGCGTCAATGGCGTGGGCTTGGCGCTACAGGACGCCGTCGGCCTCAGTGAAAGCGACCTGGGCCTGCTGACCATCGCGGTTCAGGCCGGTTTCATCAGCGGCACACTGCTGATCGCCACTACCGGGCTTGCCGACCGTATTCGGGCCAGCCGGCTGTTCGCCGCTTCCGCCGTGATGGGTGCCTTGATCAATGCCGCTTTCATCGGTGTCGCCGACTCGCTCACCTGGGCACTGTGGGCACGCTTTCTCACCGGCTTATGCCTGGCGGGCATCTATCCCTTGGGCATGAAACTGGTGGTGAGCTGGACGCCCAGTCACGCCGGTGCGGCGCTTGGCTGGCTAGTGGGCATGCTGACGCTGGGCATCGCCTCGCCACACTTGCTGCGCGGGTTGACCCTGCACCTGCCGTGGCAGTGGCCGCTGGTGCTGGCCTCGCTTTTGGCGCTTGTCGCCGCCGTCCTGATTTATCGCCTGGGAGACGGCTCCCACCTACCCGGCCCGGCCCGTAGCGGCCGCCCTTGGGCCGGCCTGGCCGCCTTTCGCAAGCGGGATTTTCGCGCCGCCGCGCTGGGCTACTTCGGCCACTGCTGGGAGCTGTACGCGTTCTGGGCTTTGGTGCCTTATCTGGTCAGCCGCGAGCTGGAACGTCTGAACGCTTCGGCCGGCGGCCAGGCGTGGCTAAGCTTTGCCATTATCGCCTTGGGGCTTCCCGGTTGCGTGCTGGCCGGGCGCTGGAGTCGCCGGGCCGGTAGCGCCCACGTGGCATGTACCGCCCTGGCGGTATCCGGTGCGCTGTGCCTGGTTTACCCCTTGCTGGGCAGTGTTTCTCCCTGGCTGTTGCTTGGCCTGCTGGCTCTGTGGGGCATTAGCGTCATCGCCGATTCCGCCCAGTTTTCCGCGCTGGCCTCGGCCACCGCCCCGCAGGAACGGCTCGGCGCGGCCTTGGCGATGATGAATGCCATCGGCTTCGGCCTGACCATCCCGTCGATCGCACTCGTCACCTCACTCTGGTCGTCCCAGCAGCTCGCCGTACTGTGGTGGTTGCTGCCCGGCCCGGTACTGGGCCTGGTCGCCATGCGCTTCTTCTGGGAAAAATCGCATACTGCACTGCAAAAAAAGTGAAAGCTTAATATACTAGACCCTTAACCCTTTGGGCTTACCCGCCGCGTCAGGTTGAGGAGTTCACATGTACTGCCGCACCTATCGCAATGCGTGGATTCAAGGTTTTCTGGATGGCGAGCAGGGCAAACGCCACCAGACACTGAAAGGCATTCCGGGGTTTCGCTACACCAACGGCTGGATCGAGGGGCACGCCAAGCTGCTGGGCTACGAGTACCGCCTGATCCATGCCACCGAACAGGAACTCGACCATGCCCGCACCCAGACCGACTTGAGTCTTCCCTGAGGCTTCACCGATTTTATGCTCGCCATGCCCGCCCACGACTTTCCCACCTGACGCCTGCCAGCCTGGCGCGCTATACTTGTCGCCATTTTTTTGCAAGCGATGAGCCGACTCCCCCATGGAAAAGACCTACCAACCCGAACAGATCGAAACCCGCTGGTACGAGCGCTGGGAAGCCGCCAACCGTTTTGCCCCTTCTGGCCACGGCAAACCCTTTTCGATCATGATTCCGCCGCCCAACGTGACCGGCAGCCTGCACATGGGCCACGCTTTCCAGGACACCATCATGGATACCCTGACGCGCTGGAAGCGGATGCAGGGCAACAACACCCTGTGGCAGGTAGGCACCGACCACGCCGGCATCGCCACCCAGATGCTGGTCGAACGCAAGGTTGCCGCCGAGGAAGGCAAGACTCGCCACGATCTGGGGCGCGATGCGTTCATCGACAAGGTCTGGGAGTGGAAGGAAGAGTCCGGCGGCCATATTACCCGCCAGCTGCGCCGCATGGGCGCCAGCGTGGACTGGAGCCGTGAGCGCTTCACCATGGATGACGGCTTCTACAAGGCCGTGCAGAAAGTGTTCGTGCGCCTGCACGAGGAAAACCTGATATATCGCGGCAAACGCCTGGTCAACTGGGACCCCACCCTGCACACCGCCATTTCCGACCTGGAAGTGGAAAACCGCGATCAGCAGGGCAGCTTCTGGCACTTCCGCTATCCGCTGGCCGACGGCGTGAAGACCGACGATGGCAAGGATCACCTGGTCGTCGCCACCACCCGCCCGGAAACCCTGCTGGGCGATACCGGCGTGGCGGTCAATCCAGAAGACGAGCGCTATGCCTCCCTGGTCGGCAAGTTCATCGAGCTGCCGCTGGTGGGCCGGCGTATTCCGGTCGTCGCCGACGAGCACGCCGACATGGAAAAAGGCTCCGGTTGCGTCAAGATCACCCCGGCCCACGACTTCAACGACTACGAAGTCGGCAAACGTCAGGACCATCTGCTGATCAACGTCTTCTCCAAGGACGCGGCCATTCTCGAGCGCGCCGAAATCTTCGATCTCAAGGGCCAGCCCCAGCCCGACGAAGACGCAAGCCTACCCGCCAAGTACGCGGGTCTGGATCGTTTCGAGGCGCGCAAACAGATCGTCGCCGACATGGAGGCCCTCGGCCTGCTGGAGCAGGTGGAAGCGGTCAACAACACCCTGCCCTATGGCGACCGCTCGGGCGACGTCATCGAGCCGCTACTCACCGACCAGTGGTTCGTGGCGGTGGAGTCGCTTGCCAAGCCCGCCATCGAGGCGGTGGAAAACGGCGACATCCAGTTCGTGCCCAAGAACTACGAGAACATGTACTTCGCCTGGATGCGCGACCTGCAGGACTGGTGTATCTCCCGCCAGTTGTGGTGGGGCCACCGCATTCCCGCCTGGTACGACCCCGAAGGCAACGTCTACGTCGCCCGCAGCGAAGCCGAAGCTCGCGAGAAACACGCACTCGACCCCGAGCTGGTACTGACGCAGGATGAGGACGTGCTGGATACCTGGTTCAGTTCGGGCCTGTGGACCTTCGGCACCCTGGGCTGGCCGGAAAAGACCCCGGAGCTCGAAACCTTCCACCCCACCAGCGTGCTGGTCACGGGCTTTGACATCATCTTCTTCTGGGTCGCCCGGATGATCATGATGACGCTGAAATTCACCGGCGAGGTGCCGTTCAAGACCGTCTACGTCCACGGCCTGGTGCGCGACCGGGATGGCAACAAGATGTCCAAGTCCAAGGGCAACGTGCTCGACCCCATCGACCTGATCGACGGCATCGAGCTCGACACCCTTGTCGAAAAACGTACCGGCAACATGATGCAACCGCAGAAAGCCAAGGTGATCGCCAAGGCGACTCGCGACGAATTCAAGGACGGCATTGAGCCCCACGGCACCGACGCACTGCGCTTCACGTTCCTTTCCCAGGCCACCACCGGGCGCGATATCAAGTTCGACATGAACCGCCTGGACGGTTACCGCAACTTCTGCAACAAGCTGTGGAACGCCTCGCGCTACGTGCTGATGAATGCCGAAGGCGAAGACTGCGGCATCTCTTCTCAAGGACAGGGCGGTGAAGTGGAGCTGTCGCTTGCCGACCGCTGGATCATCTCCCAGCTGCAGAAAACCGAGGCCCAGGTAACCAAGGCGATGGACGAATACCGCTTCGACCATGCCTCCCAGGCGCTTTACGAGTTCGTCTGGAACGAGTACTGCGACTGGTACCTGGAGCTTTCCAAGCCGGTGCTGTGGGATGACGTACAGGGAAGTACTAATGCTGCGGGAGACAGGACGTCGGGAGCAGCGGCGCTAGAAAATCGCAAACGTGGCACTCGCCGCACGCTGGTGCGCGTACTCGAAGCGATTCTGCGCCTGGCCCACCCGATGATGCCGTTCATTTCCGAGGAGATCTGGCAACGCATCGCACCGCTGGCGGGCACCCACTCGGGCGACGACGATTCAATCATGGCGCAGCCGTGGCCCCAGGCGGACGAAAGCAAAATCGACGAGCAGGCAACCCGCGATATCGAGTGGCTCAAAGGCGTGATCATCGCCGTGCGCAACATTCGCGCCGAGATGAACATCGCCCCCGGCAAGCCGTTGGACGTACTGCTGACCAAAGGCAAGCCCGAGGATGCCGAGCGCCTGGAGAGCAACCGCCACTTCCTGGCCAAGCTCGCCAAACTGGAAAGCGTGACATGGCTCGCCAATCCGGATGACGCCCCGCTCTCGGCCACACAGCTGGTCGGTGACATGGAAGTGCTGGTGCCGATGGCCGACCTGATCGACAAGGATGCCGAACTCAAGCGCCTGGCCAAGGAGATCGACAAGCAGGACAAACTCATCAGCGGCATCGAGAAGAAGCTCGGCAACGAGGGCTTCATCGCCAAGGCGCCGGAAGCCGTGGTCGAAAAGGAACGCGGCAAACTGGCCGAGTTCCAGGCCGCGAAAAAGCTGCTGGAAGAGCAGCGGGCGAAGATCGGAGCGTTGTAGATTTCAGCGAACAGTAAAGTCAAAACGGCACCTCAGGGTGCCGTTTTGGTATCCGGTTGTGCAGCTTCGATACCCACGGCTGGCCAGGAACCGGGCGGAACCTGCCGCATCTTTCCGCCCATGCTTGACCACTTTCCATTGTGAACCCTGTAAGGTTAACGCTGTTGTATCAACATGGATGATGCTATGCCGACACTTGGCGAGGAACGATTGGAGGCGCTGGCGAACGAGCTCGAGCGGGCCGGAATTGTGTTCCGGGAGCTTTCGCCGATGGCGGATACCGGGCTGGCCCACGATCATGTATGGATTCATCGCGGCAATGGCGATTGGGTAGCACGACTGCCCAAGCAGAGCCAGATGAACCTGGCGCCTGCGGATAACCTGGCCTACGAAGCCGCATGCTACGAACGTGCCAGCCAGGGCGGGCACGTTCCGCGCCTGCACGACGTGTTGAATACAAGTGACGTCCTGCCCCGTGGCGGCTTGCTGGTGGATGCCGTCGATGGCCGGCTGGCCAGCCTTCCGCAAGACCTGCCGCGAATTGCCGAGACGCTCGCCAGCCTGCACCGGCTGCCGCTGCCGGATGACCCCGCTCCACTGCTGGCCCCGGCGGACCCTTGGCGGGCAATGTGCGAGGAGGTCGAGCGTCAGGCGCAGTGGCTCGAACGAGCGGACTTGAGCTGCGAGGCGACTTCACGCATCCGCGATGAGCTGACCGCGTTGCCGGTGGAACTCCCCGATACCATGCGCTGCTTGATCAGCTTCGATACCCACCCCGGCAATTTTCTGATCGATGCGCGGGGGCGCGCGGTGCTGGTGGACCTGGAAAAGTGCCGCTACGGCCTGCCGGGCATCGACCTGGCCTATACCTCGCTCTACACCTCGACCACCTGGGATCTCAACAGCCAGGCGGTACTGTCACTCGATGAAGTGGTCGCGTTTTATCGCCGCTGGCAGGCGTCGATGGGCGAATCGCCCAGCACCGAAACGCTGGTGGCCTGCCGCCGCGCGACCTGGCTTTGGTCGCTGACCTGGTGCGCCAAGTGGCGTGCCCAGCATTTGCAGGCCAAGGACATGTATCAGCGTGGCGAGGATTGGTCGGCGGAACTCACCGACCCGGCGGTGATTGAACATGTGCGCGACCGAGTCGAGCATTATGTCTCCCTGCCTATCATCGATCGTGTGCAAGACGAACTGCAGCATCTGGGTGCTTCACTCTAATGCCCGACTTTTGCCAAAGGCCGGGCGGCTCCTGACAAGAGGTGTGCGATGTCGAATAAATACCATTCCCGCCATTTAACGTTGGTGGTGCCCTTGCTGGCACTGGCGCTACCCGCCATGGCCGCCCCCGATCCCAGCGACTGGCAGGGCATCGTGGCAGACGCGGAAGGCCAGACCGTTTACTGGAATGCCTGGGGCGGCGATACGCGTACCAACCGCTATATCGACTGGGTCGCGCAACAAGTGCAGGCGCAGTACGGCGTCGATGTAGAGCACGTCAAGCTGGACGACACCGGCAGTGCAGTGGCGAGGGTGCTGGCGGAAAAGCAGGCGGGTAACGACGGCGAAGGCAGCATCGACCTGATCTGGATCAACGGTGAAAATTTCGCCGCGATGCGTGAAAGCGACCTGCTATTCGGCCCCTTCGCCGAGGCATTGCCCAATTTTGCCCTCACCAACGCCACGCAAAACCCCGAGGTCGTCACCGACTTCACCCTCCCGACCGAAGGCTACGAGTCGCCATGGGGCAAGGCGCAGATCACCTTCTATTACGACAGCGCCCAGACCGAGTCGCCACCGCAGGACATGCAGGCGCTGCTCGCCTGGGCCGAAGCCAACCCCGGCCGGTTCAGCTACCCGCGTATCCCGGACTTCACCGGCAGCACCTTCTTGAAGCAAGCGCTGATCGAACTGACCGAGCAGGACGAAGCGCTTTATCAGCCGGTGGCGAAGAGCGATTTTGCCGCCGTCACGGCACTGTTATGGGCCTACCTGGACGAGTTGCACCCGCACCTGTGGCGCAGCGGACGTAGCTTTCCCGATTCAGGTCCCCATCTGCGCACGCTGATGAGCGATGGCGAGCTGAGCCTGGCGTTTTCCTTCTACCCCAGCGAGGCGGCCGTGGCGGTAAAGGAGTATGAGCTTCCCGATAGCGTACGCAGCTATGTGCTGGAGGGTGGCACGCTGGGTAACGTCCATTTTGTGGCGATTCCCTACAACTCGCCGCATAAGGCCGGCGCCATGGTCCTCGCCAATTTTCTGCTCTCGCCGGAAGCGCAGGCGCAGAAACAGTCGCTTGCGATGTGGGGCGACCGCAGCGTACTGGATATCGAACGACTGGACGCCGCTGCCCAGGCACTGTTCGAGTCGGGAGAGCGCCACCCGGCGGAGCTGCCTGCCGATGCACTATCAAACACCCTGCCCGAGCCACACCCCAGCTGGATGACCGCCCTGCAGGAGGCGTGGCTCGAGCGTTACGGCGTCTACTGACATGCTGCGGCTGGCCCCCGCGCTGGTCATTGCACTGCTCGTACTGCCGGTGGGGGCGGGCCTGCTGATGGTGGTGCTGCCGGCGCTCGGCTATCTTCCCGTCCTTGGCGGCCACGGGGTCAGCTCAGCTCCCTGGCAAATGCTGCTCGCCCAGCCGGGGCTTGCCCGCTCGGTGGTGATCAGCTTTGTCAGCGGGCTGGTGAGTACCGCCATTGCGCTGGTCATCGTGGTGCTGTTTCTGGCCGCCAGCCGTGGCAGCTGGCTGGACCGCGGTGTTCGACGGCTGGTGTCACCGCTGCTCGCCATCCCCCATGCTGCTGTCGCGTTCGGATTTGCCTTTCTGATCGCCCCCTCGGGCCTGTTGGTACGGCTGGTATCGCCAGCACTGACGGGGTGGGAGCGTCCGCCGGATGCACTGATCGTCAACGACCCCTGGGGGCTCTCCCTGATGGCGGGGCTGGTGCTGAAGGAGGTGCCGTTTCTGCTGTTGATGTGCCTGGCGGCACTGCCGCAACTGGCGCCTGAGAAGCGTTTGATGCTGGGGCGTTCGCTGGGCTATTCACCTACGGTTGCCTGGTTGAAGACCGTATTGCCCACGCTCTATCCGCTGATCCGACTGCCGGTTTATGCGGTTCTCGCCTACGCCACCTCGGTGGTGGACATGGCGCTGATTCTGGGCCCGAAGTTGCCCCCTACGCTCAGTGTGTCGATTCTTGGCTGGTTCAACGACCCCGATATCAACCACCGTTTCATGGCCTCGGCAGCGGCAGTGCTGCAGCTTGGCGTCACCCTGGCGGCACTGCTCTGCTGGTGGCTGCTGGAACGACTTTCCTACAGGCTGACGCGACGCTGGCTGACCAATGGTAGCCGTAACCGAGGGGAAATCACGCTGCGGATGGTTGGCCGCTCGGCGCTGCTCTTGTCAAGCATGACGGCACTGGCGTCCCTGGTGGGCCTGGGGCTGTTCTCGCTGGCCGGTTTCTGGCGATTTCCCGATCTGCTCCCGCAACTGCTGACACTGGATCACTGGCAACGCAGCGCTCCCATGATGGCCATGCCGCTATTCAATACTGCACTGATCGGTCTTGTTGCCACCACGCTGGCCACGGCGCTGGTACTCGCGGTACTGGAAAACGAGTACCGTCAGCACATCCAGCCCAAGCGCGCGCTTTGGCTACTCTATCTACCCTTGCTGGTGCCACAGATCGCCTTTCTGTTCGGCTTGACCGTAGCGGCGGAAAGCCTGGGTATTCGCCCTCGGCTAGGCTTGGTCATTGCCGGTCACTTGCTGTTTGTACTGCCCTATGTCTATCTCTCGCTGGCGGAAGCGTATCGCCGCCTTGACCCACGCTGGCTGCAGGTAGCGCACTCGCTGGGTGTGTCGCCCGGCACCGCTTTCTGGCGGGTTCGCCTGCCGCTGATAGTCGCCCCGCTGTTGACGGCGTTCGCCGTCGGCCTGGCGGTGAGTATCGGCCTGTACCTGCCCACCCAGTTACTGGGTGCCGGCCGCGTGACGACCGTGACCACCGAGGCGGTGGCTCTCGCGGCGGGCAGCAATCGCCGCTTGATCGGCGTGTGGGCATTGGTACAAGCGGGCCTGCCGTTGATCGGCTTCATGCTTGCCCTGGCGTTGCCTCGCTGGCTAGGGTCGCCACGTCGCAAGCTTTCAACCTGAAGGGGTGTATGTGAACGGGTCGAACGGTGAGACACTAACGCTGTCACAAGTCAGCATTCATTTGGCCGGCCGCGAACTACTGCGGGTGAACGCGACCATCGCCCCCGGCGAGGTGCTGACGGTGATGGGTCCTTCCGGATCGGGAAAATCCTCGTTGCTGGCGTATGTTGCCGGGTTTCTGGATAGTGAATTTAGCGCCAGCGGCGACGTGTGGCTGGGGGGATGCAACCTGCTGGACCGTCCCGCCGAGCAGCGCGGCATCGGGTTGCTGTTCCAGGACCCGCTGCTGTTTCCCCACCTGAGTGTGGGCGGTAACTTGCGCTTCGGACTGCCTCGCCGGGTGAAGGATAAACGCCAGCAGGTTACCCAAGCCCTTGGACAGGTCGGGCTGGCGGGCTTCGCGGAGCGTGACCCGGCTACGCTCTCCGGCGGCCAGCAAGCTCGCGTGGCGTTGATGCGCCTGTTGCTTTCCGGCCCCCGGGCGGTGCTGCTGGATGAGCCGTTTTCAAAGCTGGATACCGTGCTGCGCCAGGAGATGCGGTCGCTGGTGTTCGGCCGGCTGCGCGAGGCCGGCCTGCCTGCGTTACTGGTCACTCACGACCACGCGGATGCCGACGCCGCGGGAGGGCCTGTCATTGAGCTCGGTTGAATCATCTCCTCGACTCAGCATCGTGATGCCGATGCTTGACGAAGCCGCCGCGATCGAGGCGACACTGACCGCGCTGCAGCCGCTGCGCGCCCAAGGGGCCGAGGTGATCGTGGTGGACGGCGGCAGCGCTGACCAGAGCGTGGCCCTGGCCACCCCACTGGCGGACGTTGCGATGACCGGTGAACC
It encodes the following:
- a CDS encoding ATP-binding cassette domain-containing protein codes for the protein MNGSNGETLTLSQVSIHLAGRELLRVNATIAPGEVLTVMGPSGSGKSSLLAYVAGFLDSEFSASGDVWLGGCNLLDRPAEQRGIGLLFQDPLLFPHLSVGGNLRFGLPRRVKDKRQQVTQALGQVGLAGFAERDPATLSGGQQARVALMRLLLSGPRAVLLDEPFSKLDTVLRQEMRSLVFGRLREAGLPALLVTHDHADADAAGGPVIELG
- a CDS encoding ABC transporter substrate-binding protein, coding for MSNKYHSRHLTLVVPLLALALPAMAAPDPSDWQGIVADAEGQTVYWNAWGGDTRTNRYIDWVAQQVQAQYGVDVEHVKLDDTGSAVARVLAEKQAGNDGEGSIDLIWINGENFAAMRESDLLFGPFAEALPNFALTNATQNPEVVTDFTLPTEGYESPWGKAQITFYYDSAQTESPPQDMQALLAWAEANPGRFSYPRIPDFTGSTFLKQALIELTEQDEALYQPVAKSDFAAVTALLWAYLDELHPHLWRSGRSFPDSGPHLRTLMSDGELSLAFSFYPSEAAVAVKEYELPDSVRSYVLEGGTLGNVHFVAIPYNSPHKAGAMVLANFLLSPEAQAQKQSLAMWGDRSVLDIERLDAAAQALFESGERHPAELPADALSNTLPEPHPSWMTALQEAWLERYGVY
- a CDS encoding ABC transporter permease, translating into MLRLAPALVIALLVLPVGAGLLMVVLPALGYLPVLGGHGVSSAPWQMLLAQPGLARSVVISFVSGLVSTAIALVIVVLFLAASRGSWLDRGVRRLVSPLLAIPHAAVAFGFAFLIAPSGLLVRLVSPALTGWERPPDALIVNDPWGLSLMAGLVLKEVPFLLLMCLAALPQLAPEKRLMLGRSLGYSPTVAWLKTVLPTLYPLIRLPVYAVLAYATSVVDMALILGPKLPPTLSVSILGWFNDPDINHRFMASAAAVLQLGVTLAALLCWWLLERLSYRLTRRWLTNGSRNRGEITLRMVGRSALLLSSMTALASLVGLGLFSLAGFWRFPDLLPQLLTLDHWQRSAPMMAMPLFNTALIGLVATTLATALVLAVLENEYRQHIQPKRALWLLYLPLLVPQIAFLFGLTVAAESLGIRPRLGLVIAGHLLFVLPYVYLSLAEAYRRLDPRWLQVAHSLGVSPGTAFWRVRLPLIVAPLLTAFAVGLAVSIGLYLPTQLLGAGRVTTVTTEAVALAAGSNRRLIGVWALVQAGLPLIGFMLALALPRWLGSPRRKLST